The following proteins come from a genomic window of Pseudomonas sp. MAG733B:
- a CDS encoding lysophospholipid acyltransferase family protein, translating to MSRLRVYARIARVLLVVGLGLTMASVFGVFERLGMAHSMERRQRWSRFFMARLSNALPFDVTVHGQMPKVPMLWVSNHVSWTDIPLLGMLTPMSFLSKAEVRTWPVAGWLAAKAGSLFIRRGSGDSQLIRKQMTRHLEQAHPLLMFPEGTTTDGRSLRTFHGRLLSAAIDSEVALQPVAIRYVRDGELDTLAPFIGDDDLLSHLMRLFANDRGGVEIHLLKPIVCEGRERAALAFDAQQAVQKALFGEIVEPQRAPMRPAIAA from the coding sequence ATGAGCCGGCTGCGCGTATACGCGCGAATTGCGCGGGTGTTGCTGGTGGTGGGTCTTGGCCTGACCATGGCCAGTGTGTTCGGTGTGTTCGAACGCTTGGGCATGGCCCATTCGATGGAACGGCGTCAGCGCTGGTCGCGATTTTTCATGGCGCGCCTGAGCAACGCCCTGCCCTTCGACGTGACGGTCCACGGTCAAATGCCTAAAGTGCCGATGCTGTGGGTCAGCAATCATGTGTCCTGGACCGACATCCCGTTGCTGGGGATGCTCACGCCGATGTCCTTCCTGTCCAAGGCCGAAGTGCGCACCTGGCCGGTGGCGGGCTGGTTGGCGGCCAAGGCCGGTAGCCTGTTTATCCGTCGAGGTTCGGGCGACAGCCAGTTGATCCGCAAACAGATGACCCGTCATCTGGAACAGGCGCATCCACTGCTGATGTTCCCGGAAGGCACCACCACCGATGGCCGTTCGCTGCGTACTTTCCATGGTCGCTTGTTGTCGGCTGCGATTGATTCCGAGGTGGCGTTGCAGCCGGTGGCGATTCGTTATGTGCGTGACGGTGAGCTCGATACATTGGCACCGTTCATTGGAGATGATGACTTGCTCTCGCACCTGATGCGGTTGTTTGCCAATGACCGTGGTGGTGTGGAGATTCATCTGCTCAAACCGATCGTTTGTGAAGGCCGCGAGCGTGCTGCACTGGCGTTCGACGCGCAGCAGGCTGTGCAGAAGGCGTTGTTTGGTGAAATCGTCGAACCGCAACGAGCACCGATGCGTCCGGCGATTGCAGCCTGA
- the olsB gene encoding L-ornithine N(alpha)-acyltransferase: protein MTQIARISDTGNERRLQAERLVGAEALQEAQALRFNVFSGEFNAKLKGAELGLDMDDYDVHCAHIGVRDLNTGRLVATTRLLDHTAASSLGKFYSEEEFSLHGLVHLQGPILEIGRTCVDPAYRNGGTIAVLWGELAEVLNQGGYSYLMGCASIPMQDGGIQAHAIMQRLRERYLCTEHLRAEPKKPLPTLDIPSNVIAEMPPLLKAYMRLGAKICGEPCWDEDFQVADVFILLKRDELCPRYAKHFKAAV, encoded by the coding sequence ATGACTCAGATCGCCCGCATCAGCGACACCGGCAACGAACGCCGCCTGCAAGCCGAACGCCTGGTGGGCGCCGAGGCTTTGCAGGAAGCTCAGGCCTTGCGTTTCAACGTGTTCAGCGGCGAGTTCAACGCCAAGCTGAAAGGCGCGGAACTGGGTCTGGACATGGATGACTATGATGTTCACTGCGCTCACATCGGCGTGCGTGACCTGAACACCGGACGCCTGGTGGCGACCACCCGTTTGCTCGACCACACCGCCGCCAGCAGCCTGGGAAAATTCTACAGCGAAGAAGAATTCAGCCTGCATGGCCTGGTCCATCTGCAAGGCCCGATCCTGGAAATCGGCCGCACCTGCGTCGACCCGGCCTACCGCAACGGCGGCACCATCGCCGTGCTCTGGGGCGAACTGGCCGAAGTGCTGAACCAGGGCGGCTACAGCTATTTGATGGGTTGCGCGAGCATCCCGATGCAGGACGGCGGCATCCAGGCCCACGCGATCATGCAGCGCTTGCGCGAACGCTACCTGTGCACCGAACACCTGCGCGCCGAACCGAAAAAACCGCTGCCGACTCTGGATATTCCTTCCAACGTGATCGCCGAAATGCCACCGCTGCTCAAGGCCTACATGCGCCTGGGCGCGAAAATCTGCGGCGAGCCGTGCTGGGACGAGGACTTCCAGGTGGCCGACGTGTTCATCCTGCTCAAGCGCGACGAACTCTGCCCGCGCTACGCCAAACACTTCAAGGCGGCTGTGTAA
- a CDS encoding acyl-CoA dehydrogenase family protein: MPWQTLLKRRDRLPANPDLGEGFATLLEQLGCVTPFELAVAGGRLMATPGLAFLVGYQAALRMLWPSAPLSLGALCVTEQRSLRPADMQTRLNGLRLSGRKDFVTAGDAADWLLVAARSEEPGEDPRLSLAVIYPDEPGVRVEQLPPIPLMPDISHGRLFLDNALCELLAGDGWDAYVKPFRTLEDIYVLSAMSAWLYGVGDDCAWPQSLQLRLLALLAGCAEVSRQAPSHPAGHVLLGGLFAQFESLKTEINEALAEGPSEWAAMWQRDQAVMELAAGARGKRLAKALAVI, encoded by the coding sequence ATGCCCTGGCAAACCCTGTTGAAACGCCGCGATCGCTTGCCCGCCAACCCGGATCTGGGCGAAGGCTTCGCGACCCTGTTAGAGCAATTGGGCTGCGTCACGCCGTTCGAATTGGCAGTGGCGGGCGGGCGCTTGATGGCAACGCCGGGGCTGGCGTTTCTGGTGGGCTATCAAGCGGCACTGCGCATGCTCTGGCCGAGCGCGCCGTTGAGCCTCGGCGCCCTGTGCGTGACCGAGCAACGCAGCCTGCGCCCGGCAGACATGCAAACCCGGCTCAACGGTTTACGCCTGAGCGGGCGCAAGGATTTCGTCACCGCCGGCGATGCCGCCGACTGGCTGCTGGTCGCCGCGCGCAGTGAAGAACCTGGCGAAGATCCACGTTTGAGTCTGGCGGTGATTTATCCCGATGAACCGGGGGTGCGGGTGGAACAACTGCCGCCAATTCCGTTGATGCCGGACATCAGCCATGGCCGCTTGTTTCTCGATAACGCGCTGTGTGAGTTGCTAGCGGGGGATGGCTGGGATGCCTACGTCAAACCGTTCCGCACTCTTGAAGACATCTATGTGCTGAGTGCCATGAGCGCCTGGCTGTATGGCGTCGGCGATGACTGCGCCTGGCCGCAATCCTTGCAACTGCGCTTGCTGGCGCTGTTGGCCGGTTGCGCGGAAGTCAGCCGACAGGCACCGAGTCATCCGGCCGGGCATGTGTTGCTCGGTGGATTGTTTGCGCAGTTTGAATCGCTGAAAACTGAAATCAATGAAGCGCTGGCCGAGGGACCGTCGGAGTGGGCTGCGATGTGGCAGCGGGATCAGGCGGTGATGGAATTGGCGGCGGGGGCGCGGGGCAAGCGGTTGGCCAAGGCACTTGCGGTGATTTGA
- a CDS encoding serine hydrolase produces MPKGLSLFFLLLLSLTAHAENWPAEQWSTAPTLTGPALQALESYAFPPRNDSNRQGIRTDTLLVIRDGQLIYERYAGPTTAETPHLTWSISKSLMATVLGVAYGEGLFKLQEPAQKFYPPLKKHPDMTIADLLHWASGIDWQEDYEYAPLKSSVVAMLYTRGHGDMAAFTADHSSYAAPGQAFRYSSGDSNLLSAALKNIVGPNRYADYPWTALFEPLGIRHAVWETDATGTFVASSYAYLTARDLARVGLLMARDGRWGDKQLLPKDWVAFNREPFANYHAHQDEAVPGGHWWLNRAADGAAQPWPDAPADTFAALGHWGQAMYVIPSEKLVIVRYGDDRDGSYRHNELLKLALKAFATKVQP; encoded by the coding sequence ATGCCCAAAGGCTTGTCCCTGTTTTTCCTGCTACTGCTCAGCCTCACGGCCCACGCCGAAAACTGGCCCGCCGAACAATGGTCGACCGCCCCGACCCTCACCGGCCCGGCGCTACAGGCTCTGGAGAGTTACGCGTTCCCACCCCGCAACGACTCCAATCGCCAAGGCATCCGCACCGATACCTTGCTGGTGATCCGCGACGGCCAATTGATCTACGAACGCTACGCCGGCCCGACCACCGCCGAAACGCCACACCTGACCTGGTCGATCAGCAAAAGCCTGATGGCCACGGTGCTGGGTGTGGCTTACGGCGAAGGCCTGTTCAAGCTCCAGGAGCCGGCGCAGAAATTTTATCCGCCGCTGAAAAAACACCCGGACATGACCATTGCCGATCTGCTGCACTGGGCCTCGGGCATCGACTGGCAGGAAGACTACGAATACGCACCGTTGAAGTCGTCGGTGGTGGCCATGCTTTACACCCGAGGCCACGGGGACATGGCCGCGTTCACCGCCGATCACTCCAGTTACGCGGCGCCGGGCCAGGCGTTCCGCTACTCCAGTGGTGACAGCAATCTGTTGTCCGCCGCGCTGAAAAACATCGTCGGGCCGAATCGCTATGCGGACTATCCATGGACCGCACTGTTCGAGCCGCTGGGCATTCGCCATGCCGTTTGGGAAACCGATGCCACGGGCACTTTCGTTGCGTCCTCGTATGCTTACCTCACCGCGCGGGATCTGGCGCGAGTCGGTTTGCTGATGGCCCGCGACGGTCGTTGGGGCGACAAACAACTGCTGCCCAAGGATTGGGTCGCTTTCAACCGCGAACCGTTCGCGAACTATCACGCCCACCAGGACGAAGCCGTACCCGGCGGACACTGGTGGCTCAATCGGGCAGCCGACGGCGCCGCCCAACCCTGGCCCGATGCCCCCGCCGACACCTTCGCCGCGCTGGGCCATTGGGGCCAGGCGATGTACGTGATTCCCAGCGAAAAACTGGTGATCGTGCGTTACGGCGATGACCGCGACGGCAGCTACCGGCACAACGAATTACTGAAACTCGCGCTCAAGGCGTTTGCGACAAAGGTGCAGCCATGA
- a CDS encoding amidase, protein MTGFIRRRPFSSLLLILLLALLGWIWHERVALWAFPDIISAYTAKEYCSCRYVMNNDTEYCRGYVKQWLPTSDFTDDPASKRITVSGMGRSNSAVWIGERQGCRLSP, encoded by the coding sequence ATGACCGGTTTCATACGCCGTCGCCCGTTCAGTTCATTGTTGCTGATCCTGCTGCTCGCCTTGCTCGGCTGGATCTGGCACGAGCGCGTTGCACTGTGGGCGTTCCCCGACATCATTAGCGCCTATACCGCGAAGGAATATTGCTCGTGCCGTTACGTGATGAACAACGACACCGAGTATTGCCGTGGCTACGTGAAACAGTGGCTGCCCACCAGCGACTTTACCGATGACCCCGCCAGCAAGCGCATCACGGTCAGCGGCATGGGCCGCAGCAACAGCGCCGTGTGGATCGGCGAGCGTCAGGGCTGCCGTTTATCGCCCTGA
- a CDS encoding M20 aminoacylase family protein, with protein MTRHQHILAWLNDVASDLHATRQDIHAHPELGFEENRTSALVAKSLADWGYEVHTGIGKTGVVGVLRNGSSPRKLGIRADMDALPIIENTGATYTSQHKGCMHACGHDGHTTMLLGAARYLAATRQFDGTLTLIFQPAEEGQGGAEAMLADGLLERFPCDALFGMHNMPGLPAGHLGFREGPMMASQDLLTVTIEGVGGHGSMPHLAVDPLVAAASVVMALQTVVARNIDAQQAAVVTVGALQAGEAANVIPQQAILRLSLRALNAQVREQTLDRVRAIIESQAQSFGCISRIEHRPAYPVLVNHAAETEFARQVGVELVGADAVDGNTPKLMGSEDFAWMLQRCPGSYLFIGNGVSRPMVHNPAYDFNDDILLTGAAYWGALTESWLKPA; from the coding sequence ATGACCCGACATCAGCACATCCTTGCCTGGCTCAACGACGTGGCCAGCGACCTGCACGCCACCCGCCAGGACATCCACGCCCACCCGGAACTCGGCTTCGAGGAAAACCGCACCTCGGCGCTGGTGGCCAAATCCCTGGCGGATTGGGGCTACGAGGTGCACACCGGGATCGGCAAGACCGGCGTGGTCGGCGTCCTGCGCAATGGCAGCAGCCCGCGCAAGCTCGGGATACGGGCGGACATGGATGCACTGCCGATCATCGAAAACACCGGCGCAACCTACACCAGTCAGCACAAGGGTTGCATGCACGCTTGCGGACATGACGGCCACACCACGATGTTACTGGGCGCGGCGCGCTATCTGGCGGCGACCCGGCAGTTCGACGGCACCCTGACCCTGATTTTTCAACCCGCCGAAGAAGGCCAGGGCGGCGCTGAAGCGATGCTCGCCGATGGCCTGCTCGAACGGTTTCCCTGCGATGCGCTGTTCGGCATGCACAACATGCCGGGTTTGCCGGCGGGGCATCTGGGCTTTCGCGAAGGGCCGATGATGGCCTCGCAGGATTTGCTCACGGTGACCATCGAAGGCGTGGGCGGTCACGGCTCGATGCCACATCTGGCGGTCGATCCGCTGGTGGCGGCGGCCAGTGTGGTCATGGCGTTGCAAACCGTGGTCGCGCGCAACATCGATGCGCAGCAGGCGGCGGTGGTCACGGTCGGCGCGTTGCAGGCCGGGGAAGCAGCAAACGTCATTCCGCAGCAGGCGATCCTGCGCCTGAGCTTGCGTGCACTGAACGCCCAAGTGCGCGAGCAAACCCTCGACCGCGTGCGCGCAATCATCGAATCCCAGGCCCAGAGTTTCGGTTGCATCTCACGCATCGAACATCGCCCGGCCTATCCGGTGCTGGTCAACCACGCCGCCGAAACCGAGTTCGCCCGTCAAGTCGGCGTCGAACTGGTTGGCGCTGATGCGGTGGACGGCAACACGCCCAAACTCATGGGCAGCGAAGACTTCGCCTGGATGCTGCAACGCTGCCCCGGCTCGTATCTGTTCATCGGCAATGGCGTGTCGCGGCCGATGGTGCACAACCCCGCGTATGACTTTAACGACGACATCCTGCTGACCGGCGCGGCGTACTGGGGTGCGCTGACCGAGAGCTGGCTCAAGCCTGCCTGA
- a CDS encoding citrate-proton symporter has protein sequence MQTSSTGVSRTRQVVAAVIGNALEWYDFIVYGFLASIIARQFFPSEDEYASLLMALATFGVGFFMRPVGGILLGMYSDRKGRKAAMQMIIRLMTVSIALIAFAPNYAAIGMGAPLLIVVARMLQGFATGGEYASATAFLVESAPAHRKGLYGSWQLVGQCLAVFSGAAMVALFTHLLSPEALESWGWRIPFVLGLLIGPVGLWIRKHMEEPEEFLQARKKAKGASPSLMQVIREHRRSILVSMGLACGGTVSFYVVLVNMPTFAHKNLGLPLDQVLLVQMLAVALMAVVIPLSGALSDRVGRRPVLMAFTLAFFLMVYPLYVWAAAAPSVERLLVMQLLLCISIGGFFGPAPTALAEQFPIEVRSTGVSVAYNVAVMIFGGFAPLIVTWLSKVLATPVAPSFYVLFACVLTLLGTYCMQEAPRAKRSVELNLGVKP, from the coding sequence ATGCAGACTTCGAGCACAGGCGTTTCGCGTACCCGGCAGGTGGTCGCCGCCGTTATCGGCAACGCGCTGGAATGGTATGACTTCATCGTTTACGGCTTTCTGGCGAGCATCATCGCCCGGCAATTTTTCCCGTCTGAAGACGAGTACGCGTCGCTGCTGATGGCGTTGGCGACCTTCGGCGTCGGCTTCTTCATGCGCCCGGTGGGCGGCATTCTGTTGGGCATGTATTCGGACCGCAAAGGTCGCAAGGCGGCAATGCAGATGATCATCCGCCTGATGACCGTGTCCATCGCACTGATCGCCTTTGCGCCGAATTACGCCGCCATCGGCATGGGCGCGCCGTTGTTGATCGTGGTTGCGCGGATGCTCCAGGGCTTCGCCACGGGCGGTGAATACGCCAGTGCCACGGCGTTTCTGGTGGAGAGCGCACCGGCGCACCGCAAGGGTTTGTATGGCTCGTGGCAACTGGTCGGGCAATGCCTCGCGGTGTTCTCCGGCGCGGCGATGGTTGCCTTGTTTACCCACCTGCTTTCCCCTGAGGCGCTGGAGAGCTGGGGCTGGCGGATTCCGTTTGTGCTGGGCTTGTTGATCGGCCCGGTAGGCTTGTGGATTCGCAAGCACATGGAAGAGCCCGAAGAGTTTTTGCAAGCGCGCAAAAAGGCCAAAGGCGCCAGCCCAAGCCTGATGCAAGTGATCCGCGAGCACCGGCGCAGCATTTTGGTATCAATGGGCCTGGCCTGCGGGGGGACCGTGTCGTTCTACGTGGTGCTGGTGAACATGCCGACTTTCGCCCACAAGAACCTCGGCCTGCCGCTGGATCAAGTGCTGCTGGTGCAAATGCTTGCCGTGGCGCTGATGGCCGTGGTCATTCCGCTGTCCGGCGCCCTGTCGGATCGCGTTGGCCGCCGTCCGGTATTGATGGCCTTCACCCTGGCGTTTTTCCTGATGGTGTACCCGCTATACGTGTGGGCGGCGGCGGCGCCATCGGTGGAGCGTTTGCTGGTGATGCAACTGTTGTTGTGCATCTCGATTGGCGGTTTTTTCGGCCCAGCGCCGACCGCGCTGGCCGAGCAGTTTCCGATTGAAGTGCGCTCCACCGGGGTCTCCGTTGCCTACAACGTTGCGGTCATGATTTTCGGTGGTTTCGCGCCGCTGATCGTCACTTGGCTGAGCAAGGTTTTGGCAACGCCGGTGGCGCCGTCGTTCTACGTGTTGTTCGCTTGCGTGCTGACGCTATTGGGCACTTACTGCATGCAGGAAGCACCACGGGCAAAGCGATCTGTCGAACTTAACCTTGGGGTGAAACCTTGA
- a CDS encoding amidase, with amino-acid sequence MDADALSWAIHARQVSCREVMQAYLAQIERFNPLVNALVSLRPSEELLAEADACDRQLEQGQSRGWMHGMPQAVKDLAATAGLRTTMGSPLFAEQVPQHDAISVARVRDCGAIIIGKTNVPEFGLGSQTYNSVFGTTTNAYDSTRVAGGSSGGAAVALALRMLPVADGSDMMGSLRNPAAFNNVFGFRPSLGRVPHGPQPEVFVQQLATEGPMGRTVTDVARLLGTQAGYDPRVPLSLTQDPEIFHQPLAQDFSDVRVGWLGDYNGYLPMDPGVMSLCESALQDFAALGCKVEACQPDFSMERLWQTWLVHRHWLVQGSLGALYADPQKREQLKPEAQWEIEGGLHLTAADVYQASVSRSEWYRALNELFERYDFLLLPTAQVFPFDAQTPWPRIVGGQSMDTYHRWMEVVIGPTLAGLPSMNVPVGFNPAGLPMGLQIIGPAQADRAVLQLAYAHEQLTQWVKRRPPGCLQNV; translated from the coding sequence ATGGACGCCGATGCGCTGTCCTGGGCCATCCACGCGCGGCAGGTGTCGTGCCGTGAAGTGATGCAGGCGTATCTGGCGCAGATCGAGCGCTTCAATCCGCTGGTCAATGCGCTGGTGTCGCTGCGTCCGAGTGAAGAACTGCTGGCCGAAGCCGACGCCTGTGACCGGCAACTGGAGCAGGGCCAGTCCCGAGGCTGGATGCACGGCATGCCGCAAGCGGTCAAGGATCTGGCGGCCACCGCCGGTTTGCGCACCACCATGGGCTCGCCGTTGTTCGCCGAACAAGTCCCGCAACACGACGCCATCAGCGTGGCGCGGGTGCGTGACTGCGGGGCGATCATCATCGGCAAGACCAACGTTCCGGAGTTCGGCCTCGGCTCGCAGACCTACAACAGCGTATTCGGCACCACCACCAACGCCTACGACTCGACACGGGTTGCCGGCGGCAGCAGCGGCGGGGCGGCGGTGGCGTTGGCGCTGCGCATGCTGCCGGTGGCCGACGGCAGCGACATGATGGGCTCGCTGCGCAATCCGGCGGCGTTCAACAACGTCTTCGGTTTTCGTCCGTCCCTGGGCCGCGTGCCCCACGGGCCGCAACCTGAGGTGTTCGTCCAGCAACTGGCCACGGAGGGGCCGATGGGCCGCACGGTTACCGATGTCGCCCGTTTGCTCGGCACGCAGGCCGGGTACGATCCGCGCGTGCCGTTGTCGCTGACTCAAGACCCGGAGATTTTCCACCAGCCACTGGCGCAGGATTTCAGCGACGTCCGCGTTGGTTGGCTGGGCGACTACAACGGTTATCTGCCGATGGACCCCGGTGTGATGAGCCTGTGCGAATCGGCGTTGCAGGACTTCGCGGCACTGGGCTGCAAGGTTGAAGCCTGCCAGCCGGATTTCTCCATGGAACGCCTGTGGCAAACCTGGCTGGTGCATCGTCACTGGCTGGTGCAAGGCAGCCTCGGCGCGCTATACGCCGATCCGCAAAAACGCGAGCAACTCAAGCCTGAGGCGCAATGGGAAATCGAAGGCGGGTTGCACCTGACGGCAGCGGATGTCTATCAGGCCTCGGTCAGTCGCAGCGAGTGGTATCGAGCCTTGAACGAATTGTTCGAACGTTACGACTTCCTGTTGTTGCCCACCGCGCAAGTGTTTCCTTTTGATGCACAAACCCCGTGGCCACGCATCGTTGGCGGGCAGAGCATGGACACTTATCACCGCTGGATGGAAGTGGTGATCGGGCCGACCCTGGCCGGGTTGCCGAGCATGAATGTGCCGGTGGGTTTCAACCCTGCCGGATTGCCGATGGGCCTGCAAATCATTGGCCCGGCCCAGGCCGACCGCGCGGTGTTGCAACTGGCGTATGCCCATGAGCAGTTGACTCAGTGGGTCAAGCGTCGACCGCCCGGCTGTCTGCAAAACGTTTGA
- a CDS encoding IclR family transcriptional regulator gives MDSKAESGSVRSVERALAIVELLGEHQALGLEELHYLTALPKATVSRMLLTLQEQGWIYRGLSDRRYRLCAKRLFGDSQQRFKRRLVENAAPLLLELSERTGLVADLSCFDGERIEVMESAIPTVLRKRYPNNCQIVGQHASLFHSAMGRACLGALDSSEVERLAQRERLNDDTLFSATETALHQGFGQRTEGYWEYPVRLPFLIRAVALPIRTGGRLVGSMALHWPMDQAPVERVLSLHLNSLATTIGDVQQAMA, from the coding sequence ATGGACAGCAAAGCAGAATCCGGCAGTGTGCGTTCCGTCGAGCGCGCCCTGGCGATCGTCGAGTTGCTGGGTGAGCATCAGGCGTTGGGGCTGGAGGAGTTGCATTACCTGACGGCCCTGCCCAAAGCCACGGTGTCGCGCATGTTGCTGACCTTGCAGGAGCAGGGCTGGATCTATCGCGGCTTGAGTGACCGGCGTTACCGCTTATGCGCCAAGCGCTTGTTCGGCGACAGCCAGCAGCGCTTCAAGCGGCGTCTGGTGGAAAACGCCGCGCCGCTGTTGCTGGAGTTGAGCGAGCGTACCGGGCTGGTGGCGGACCTGTCGTGCTTCGACGGTGAGCGGATCGAGGTCATGGAAAGTGCCATCCCGACGGTGTTACGCAAACGCTATCCGAACAATTGCCAGATCGTCGGCCAGCACGCCAGCCTGTTTCATTCCGCCATGGGCCGGGCCTGCCTGGGCGCACTGGACAGTTCTGAAGTGGAACGTCTGGCCCAGCGTGAACGGTTGAACGACGACACATTGTTCAGCGCCACTGAAACGGCTTTGCATCAGGGCTTCGGCCAGCGCACCGAAGGTTACTGGGAATACCCGGTGCGCCTGCCGTTCCTGATTCGCGCGGTAGCGTTGCCGATCCGCACAGGCGGCCGACTGGTCGGCAGCATGGCGTTGCACTGGCCGATGGACCAGGCGCCGGTAGAACGGGTGCTGAGCCTGCACCTCAACAGCTTGGCCACGACCATTGGCGATGTGCAGCAGGCAATGGCCTGA
- a CDS encoding YceI family protein, which translates to MFKLSVCKTLALLLLAGASLSAQANWYLDGESSRLSFVSTKNANISEVQRFLVLHGKVDPKGLAQVEVELDSINSGIPLRDERMRNNLFEIDKFPEALITTQIDLRPINDLAPGAQLELRLPLTVDLHGKQHTYNAELLATRLDDRRFQVVTLEPLVINAEDFDLAPGLDALRKVAGLSAISLSVPVGAVLIFTAR; encoded by the coding sequence ATGTTCAAGCTGTCTGTCTGCAAAACCCTCGCCTTATTGCTGTTGGCCGGCGCTTCGCTGTCGGCCCAGGCCAACTGGTATCTGGACGGCGAGTCCTCGCGGCTGTCGTTCGTCAGCACCAAAAACGCCAATATTTCCGAAGTGCAGCGCTTTCTGGTGTTGCACGGCAAGGTCGATCCCAAGGGGTTGGCGCAGGTTGAAGTCGAGCTGGATTCGATCAACAGCGGCATTCCGCTGCGCGATGAACGCATGCGCAACAACCTGTTCGAAATCGACAAATTTCCCGAAGCACTGATCACCACGCAGATCGACCTGCGCCCCATCAACGACCTCGCTCCCGGCGCACAACTGGAATTGCGCCTGCCGCTGACCGTCGACCTGCATGGCAAGCAACACACCTACAACGCCGAATTGCTGGCGACCCGCCTCGATGATCGGCGTTTTCAGGTGGTGACGCTGGAGCCGCTGGTGATCAACGCCGAAGACTTCGACCTGGCGCCGGGCCTGGACGCGCTGCGCAAGGTCGCCGGTCTGTCGGCCATCAGTCTGTCGGTGCCGGTGGGTGCGGTACTGATTTTCACGGCGCGCTGA
- a CDS encoding phosphatidylserine/phosphatidylglycerophosphate/cardiolipin synthase family protein gives MAGAIFPWREGNHFELLIDGPQFFPRMLVAIARAEEQVELELYLVEAGACAEAMVQALVQAAERGVRVRCLFDDYGSLAFTLTLRQRLMAAGVELRFYNRLNWRRWVGNFYRDHRKLLLVDQSMAVVGGTGVTDEFWTPGEDVSEWHEVMVEITGPLVLDWQLLFDRQWIANRHRRAWKPASHFGLPRLPRVPSTGEGMGRVAYADARQHRDILQSLIRALNSGQKRIWLATPYFLPTWKVRRSLRRAAGRGVDVRLLLTGPRTDHPSVRYAGHRYYPRLLKAGVKIFEYQPCFLHLKMVLIDDWVSIGSCNFDHWNLRFNLEANLEALDPALTRAVAASFETDFAQSQQVSLEEWQRRPLWRRVKQRVWGWVDRVVVNLLDKRG, from the coding sequence ATGGCCGGCGCAATTTTCCCGTGGCGTGAAGGCAATCACTTCGAACTGCTGATCGACGGCCCGCAATTCTTCCCGCGCATGCTGGTGGCGATTGCCCGCGCCGAAGAACAGGTCGAGCTGGAGTTGTATCTGGTGGAGGCGGGCGCCTGCGCCGAGGCCATGGTCCAGGCGTTGGTCCAGGCTGCCGAACGCGGCGTGCGGGTGCGTTGCCTGTTCGATGATTACGGCAGTCTCGCGTTCACCCTGACTTTGCGTCAGCGCCTGATGGCGGCCGGGGTCGAGCTGCGCTTTTACAATCGCCTGAACTGGCGGCGCTGGGTCGGCAATTTCTACCGCGATCACCGCAAGTTGCTGCTGGTGGATCAGAGCATGGCGGTGGTCGGCGGCACCGGCGTCACCGATGAGTTCTGGACGCCGGGTGAAGACGTCAGCGAGTGGCACGAAGTGATGGTGGAAATCACCGGCCCGTTGGTGCTCGACTGGCAACTGCTGTTCGACCGCCAATGGATCGCCAACCGCCATCGCCGCGCGTGGAAACCCGCGTCGCATTTCGGCTTGCCGCGTTTGCCTCGCGTGCCGTCCACGGGCGAAGGCATGGGTCGTGTGGCCTATGCCGACGCCCGCCAGCACCGGGATATTCTGCAATCGCTGATTCGCGCACTGAACAGCGGCCAGAAACGCATCTGGCTGGCCACGCCGTATTTTCTGCCAACCTGGAAAGTCCGCCGCTCGCTGCGCCGTGCCGCGGGCCGAGGTGTCGATGTGCGCCTGCTGCTGACCGGGCCCCGCACCGATCACCCGTCCGTGCGCTACGCCGGGCATCGCTACTATCCGCGCCTGCTCAAGGCCGGAGTGAAGATTTTCGAATATCAGCCGTGTTTCCTGCACCTGAAAATGGTGTTGATCGACGATTGGGTGAGCATCGGTTCGTGCAACTTTGATCACTGGAATCTGCGCTTCAACCTGGAAGCCAATCTGGAAGCACTGGACCCGGCATTGACCCGGGCGGTGGCGGCGAGTTTCGAAACGGATTTTGCCCAGAGTCAGCAAGTCAGCCTGGAAGAATGGCAACGCCGGCCGTTGTGGCGGCGGGTCAAGCAAAGGGTGTGGGGATGGGTGGATCGGGTGGTGGTGAATCTGCTGGATAAACGCGGATAG